A genome region from Lytechinus pictus isolate F3 Inbred chromosome 14, Lp3.0, whole genome shotgun sequence includes the following:
- the LOC129276593 gene encoding proteasome subunit beta type-6-like, giving the protein MALPMTEKKLSVSSFCEANSQIPEWMRSEHLTGTTIMAVEFDGGVVIGADSRTTTGSYVANRVTDKLTKVSDRIYCCRSGSAADTQAIADIVTYLLEFHSINQNEPPLVHTAANLFRNRCYDYRDQLLAGIIVGGWDKEKGGQVYSVPLGGMFVRQPCAIGGSGSTYIYGYVDAHYKEGMTKDECLTFVANAVSLAMFRDGSSGGIVRLAVITEDGVERKTILGNELPRFYEG; this is encoded by the exons ATGGCGCTGCCCATGACTGAAAAGAAATTGTCCGTCTCCTCTTTCTGTGAAGCAAATTCACAAATTCCAGAATGGATGAGATCGGAACATCTCACAGGG ACAACAATCATGGCCGTTGAATTTGATGGTGGTGTTGTCATTGGTGCTGACTCAAGGACAACCACAGG GTCATACGTTGCCAACCGCGTAACTGACAAACTGACCAAGGTTTCTGATCGTATCTACTGCTGTCGCTCAGGGTCGGCTGCTGATACCCAGGCTATTGCTGATATCGTCACCTACCTACTGGAGTTTCACAG TATCAACCAAAATGAGCCACCCCTTGTACACACGGCTGCTAACTTGTTTAGAAACCGTTGCTATGACTACAGAGATCAACTTCTGGCTGGTATCATCGTAGGAGGCTGGGATAAAGAGAAGGGAGGACAG GTATACTCTGTACCTCTAGGAGGTATGTTCGTTAGACAACCTTGTGCCATAGGGGGATCAGGAAGCACCTACATCTATGGCTATGTGGACGCACATTACAAGGAAGGCATGACCAAAGATGAATGCCTCACATTCGTAGCTAATG CTGTATCTCTAGCAATGTTCCGTGACGGATCCAGCGGAGGTATCGTACGTCTAGCAGTCATCACAGAGGATGGTGTAGAAAGGAAGACCATCTTAGGAAACGAATTACCTCGCTTCTATGAAGGTTAA